The following is a genomic window from Pseudomonadales bacterium.
CTGGCTCTTCTCGGGATGAAACTGCACCGCAAAGAGGTTGGGGCTGGCCATGGCGGCGGCAAAATCGACCCCATAGTGGCACTGGCCGACGACCTGATCGGCACGCGCCGCCTCGACATAGTAGCTGTGGACGAAATAGAAACGGCTGCCATCGGCAATGCCGCTCCAGAGTGGATGGGGCTGTTGCCATACCCGGCTCCAGCCCATGTGCGGCACCTTCAGCCGGCTGCCATCGGCCTCGAGCAGCGGCGCACCGAAGTGGCGGACCCGCCCCGGCAGCAGTCCGAGGCAGGTGACACCGCCATTCTCCTCACTCGACTCGAGCAGTGCCTGCAGACCGACGCAGATCGCCAGCAGCGGCTTGCGCTCGATCACCTCCGGCAACAACTGGTCGATGCCAAGACGGCGCATCTCGCCGATGCAGTCGCGGATGGCCCCCACCCCCGGCAGCACCACCCGATCCGCCGCCAGAATGGTGCGTCGATCGGCCGTGACTTCGACCTTGGCAGCGGGCGCGACATGCTCGAGCGCCTTGGCGGCCGAGTGCAGATTGCCCATGCCATAGTCGATGATGGCAATACGCTGAGCCATGCCGCGCCTCAAAGGCTGCCCTTGGTCGATGGCGTGCTGCCGGCCATGGCCGGATCGCGGGCGACCGCCATGCGCAGCGCGCGGCCAAAGGCCTTGAAGACGGTCTCGATCTGGTGGTGGGTGTTCTCGCCGCGCAGGGTGTCGATGTGCAGGGTCACCATTGCATGGTTGACGAAACCACGAAAAAACTCCTCGAACAGGTCGACATCGAAGCCGCCGACCGTCGCCCGCCGATAGGGCACCGCCATCTGCAAGCCGGGCCGACCGGAGAGATCGATCACCACCCGCGACAGCGCCTCGTCGAGCGGTACGTAGGCATGGCCATAGCGCTGGATGCCCTGCTTGTCGCCCGCTGCCTGGCGAAACGCCTGGCCGAGGGTGATGCCGATGTCCTCCACGGTGTGGTGGGCATCGATCTGCAGATCACCACGCGCCTGCACATCGAGGTCGATCACGCCATGGCGCGCCACCTGATCGAGCATGTGCTCAAGAAAAGGCACCCCGGTGTCGAACCGGCTCTGGCCGCTGCCATCGAGGTCGATGGCGACCGTGATTTCGGTCTCAAGCGTGTTGCGCTCGACCCGGGCTCGACGCGGATTCAATGTGGCGCTCTCCTTTACTTTGTGATGGTTTACACGACGCAAAGCGCAAAGGCGCGCAGTATAAACCAGCCAGCCAGCCGGCGCCGCAGCAGGCCGCACCGGGCCACCGATTTTACGTTATAGTACTTTGCCCTCCATCTCCACCGCCCATTCGCCGGAGTCCACCATGCCGGTCCTGCTCGAACAGCTCGTCACCCCTTCGGCCCAGGATGTCGCCGATCTGATCAAGATCTACCACGACGACCCCGGCTTTGCCGGCCAGGATGAGGCGAGAATCCAGCGCTTCGTTGAAGAGCGCCTGCAGACGCATTCACTGTATGGCGGGCGCTTCAATGGCCGCCTGCTGGCCGCGATGGTGGTCGACCGGCAAAGCACGCCATGGCGCATGGAACTGCTCTGCGTCCGCTCGCTGACCCGCCGCCGCGGTGTCGCCCGTCGCATGATGGAGCTGATCGAAGCCGAGGCCGCCACCGCTGGTCAGGGGTTGATCGCCACCATCCCGACCGGTGATGCCACCCTGCTGCAACTGGCGCGCAAGGCCGGTTTTCATGTCAAGCAGGTGATGCCGCCGGCCACCATCGAGATCGAGTGGAGCCCGCTGCGAATCGCCTGACTCCACCGGGTCTGCGGACGCCGCCCCTACAGACACCCCAGCTCGGCCAGCGAAATCACCTCGGTGTCGCCCACCACCATGTGGTCGAGCAGTCGCACATCGACCAGCGCCAGTGCGGCACGCAACCGCTGGGTGATCTCGCGGTCGGCCTGACTCGGCTCGGCAATGCCGGAGGGGTGGTTGTGCGCCAGAATCACCGCCGCTGCGTTGAAATGGAGCACCCGCTTGATCAGCTCGCGCGGATGCACCTCGGCACTGTTGATCGAGCCCTTGAACAGCTCCTCGAAGGCGATCATCCGGTGGCGGTTGTCGAGATAGAGCACCATGAAGACCTCGCGCTCGAGATGACGCAGGCGCGAGCTCAGAAAACGCCGCGTCTGCGCCGGCGAGGTGAGCGCATCGCCACGCTCAAGCCCCTGCTGCAGGTGGCGGCTGCTCATCTCCAGCACGGCCTGAAGCTGCACATACTTGGCTTCGCCAAGGCCGGAGCCGCGGCAGAAACGTTGCAGATCCGCCTCCAGCAGCGGCCGCAGGCCACCAAACTCGACCAGCAGCTCGCGCGCCAGATCGACCGCGCTCTTGCCGCGCACGCCGGTGCGCAGAAAGATCGCCAGCAACTCGGCGTCGGAGAGTGCAGCAGCACCGCGCATCAACAGTTTTTCGCGGGGCCGTTCGGCCGCCGGCCAATGCTTGATCGACATCGAAAACCTCCCTGCATTCGGCTCCATGCCGCCAATTATCCATCGGGCGGCAGCGCACGCACAGCGCCGTGGTGTGGCAAACCGTCACGCCGCACCCGACCTGAAAAAATATGAACCCGGGTCTTTGACAGCATGACATGCCCTCCTTATAATTGCCGACTCTTTTGGGTGAGGCTGGGGCTATAGCTCAGCTGGGAGAGCGCTTGCATGGCATGCAAGAGGTCGGCGGTTCGATCCCGCCTAGCTCCACCACCACACCCGACAGCCGAGAGTCCCCTTCGTCCAGCGGTCAGGACACCGCCCTTTCACGGCGGGAACAGGGGTTCGAATCCCCTAGGGGACGCCACTTGACTGGCTTCATCTCCTTGAGACTCTCCACCCTGCAGGCCGATCGGCCTGTTTCGATCCGTTGCAACGCGATCTTCATCTGACGCTGCCAGCCTGTATACAGCATCGGACCCAAGACGGAGCCTTGGATCGTGGCCATCGAAATCGAGCGCAAATTCCTCGTCAACGCCGCACTGTGGCAACCGCAGGGGCAGGCCAGCCATTATCGTCAGGGTTATCTCTGCGTTGCTGATGATCGCGTACTGCGGGTGCGCATCGCCGGGCAGTCGGCCTGGCTGACCCTGAAGGGCAGCCTGCCTGGCCAATCGATTGCCCGCCTGGAGTACGAATACCCGATCCCGCTGACCGATGCGCAGGAGATGCTCGACAGGCTCTGCCTCTGGCCACCGATCGACAAGGTGCGTCACCGACTCCAACATGGCCAACACCTGTGGGAAGTCGACATCTTCGCTGGCGCCAACAGCGGGCTGATGCTCGCCGAGGTCGAACTGGAACACGTCGACGAGCTTGTCGAACTGCCGCCTTGGGTCGGCCGCGAGGTCAGCGACGATCCGCGCTACAGCAATGCCTGCCTCAGCCAGCATCCCTACAGCCTCTGGACCGCGCATGAAAAGGGGTGAGTCACACCGACGCCGGCGCGGAGCGGGCCACTTCCTGCTGCTGGGACTTCTGCTGTGCGGCACACTGGCAAGCGCCAGCGAAGCACCGCTCGATCGCATCGCCTTCGGCTCCTGCAACCGCTCCGACCAGGCACAACCGATCTGGCCGGCTGTGCTGCAATTGCGCCCGCAACTGTGGATCTGGAGTGGCGACATCATCTATGCCGACACCGAAGAGATGGACAGCATGGCCAAACTCTATCGGCAGCAGAAGAGCCAGCCCGATTACCAGAAACTGCTGGCCTGCTGCCAGGTCATCGGCACCTGGGATGACCATGACTACGGCCGCAACGATGGCGATCGCAGCTATCGGCAAAAAGTCGAAAGCCAGCGCCTGCTGCTCGATTTTCTCGACGAACCGGCCAACAGCCCCCGGCGTCGTCGGGCGGGCATCTACGCCAGCCATCTTCAGGGTCCGCCGGGACAGCGGGTCAAGGTGATCCTGCTCGACACCCGCTTCCAGCGCGAGCCACCCGGGCGGATGGCTGACATCCTCGGCGCCGAACAGTGGCAGTGGCTGGCGCGGGAACTCGACCCCGGCAGCGCCGAGCTGTTCATTGTGGTCTCCAGCATTCAGGTCATTCCGGTCGAACACCGTCACGAGAAGTGGGCCAACCACCCCGCCGCCCGCACCCGCCTGCTGCAACTGCTGGCCGACGCCCGGCTCCCCGCGCTGGTTCTGCTCAGCGGTGACCGCCACTTCGCCGAGATCATGCGACTCGATCTCGACAGACTGCCCTACCCGCTGTTTGAAATCACTTCGAGCGGGTTGACCCACAGTTGGGAGAATTTTCCCGGCGAACCCAACCGTTACCGCATCGGCGAACCTTACACCGGCCTCAACCATGGTGTGCTGCTGATCGACTGGCAAGACAATCAGCCCCGGGTGGAGGTGCAGATTCGCGACCGCGATGGCCATCCACAGCTGCGCCAGCCAATCCAGTTCAACCGCAATCCCTGAGCTGCGGCTTGAAATCGACCGGAGAGATGCCATATGCAAAGTGTGTGATAAGCACGGCGCCGCAGCGGCTGCAACGGGACCGGCCACTGCGCGCAAAGGGAGTCCCGCCTCAGCACAGGAGCATCATCATGGCATTGGTAAAATGGGAGCCACTGCGCGAAATCGAAGAGATGTTCGACCGCTACAGCAAGGCGATGGGCTGGCCAAGAGCCAACATCGGCCAGGAGCTGGTCTCCGGCGACTGGCTGCCGAAGGTCGACATCGCCGAGACTGACCAGGCCTTCGAGATCAAGGTCGAGCTGCCCGAGGTCAACAGGGAGGACATCAAGATCGGCGTGGAGAACGGCGTGCTCTCCATCCGCGGCGAGCGAAAGCAGGAAAAAGAGGAAAAAGGCAAGAAGTTCCACCGCATCGAGCGCCACTACGGCAGCTTCGTTCGCAGCTTCTCCCTGCCGGAGAATGTCGACCCAGACAAGGTCAAGGCAACCTTCAAGGATGGGATGCTGAACCTGCATCTCGAAAAGAGCCAGAAGAGCACGCCCAAGGCAATCGACGTCAAGGTCGAATAGCCCACCACAGTTGTCGGCGACCACCCCGCTTCAGCCGGATCGGGGTGGTCGCACATCTTTTTGCTCATCGGCCCGCCGCGCCAGAGCAGAACGCCCCTCGACGCCCGATCCGCGCCTCGAGCGCTACCGTCACCGCGGCAACTTCCGTATCATGCCGCCTTCAATTCAGTTGACGGCAACGGATCTTGATCAACGAACACCGCCCCTACTACATCAAGCGACTGCACATGGCGGTGCAGAGCTTCTATACGCGCCATTTCGTCGCGCCGCAATTGACCCATCTCGGCCACGGTCATGCGATCCTGAAGCCGTGGCATCTGCTGATCTATGGCCAACCGATCTCGATCGGTGACTTCGCCCACATCATCTGCACCCCCAATGCCCAGGTGCAGTTGACGGTGCTGGGCAAGGGCCGCATCGAGATCGGCAAGCATGTGCTGATCACCCCCGGCGTGCGCATGTCGTCCGCTTCGATGATCCAGATCGGCGACGACTGCATGTTCGCCTACAACGCCTATCTGACCGACGCCGACTGGCACGGCATCTACCACCGCGAGAAGGCCATTGGCGCCACTGCACCGATCGTGCTGGGCAACAATGTCTGGGTCGGTGACAGCGCCATCATCTGCAAGGGGGTGACCATCGGCGACAACAGCATCATCGGTGCCGGTGCGGTGGTGGCCAAGGACATTCCACCCAACTCGATCGCCGTCGGCAATCCGGCGCGGGTGGTCAAGGAGCTTGATCCGCAGATTCCGATCACCACCCGTGCCGAGCTGTTCCGCAATCCTGAGCAGCTCCAGCGCGAACTGGAGCACATCGACCGCAATCTGCTGAAGAACAACAGCCTGCTTGGCTGGCTGCGCAGCAAGCTGCTGCCGCGGCCGGGCGATTGATTCAACGGTTTTTCATCCGCTTTTTCCTGCCATCTGCTTTCTGGTTTTGAAACATGACCACCACACCCCCCAAACGCAAGGACAAAAAGGCCGTCATCGGCCAGAGCTGGAGCGATGAACATCTGCGCAGCCTGCTCGATCTGCAACCTCCCGCAGGCCTGTCAGCCGATCACCATCGGCTGCTGCAGGCCTACCGGAGCATGATCGCCGAGGATTTCAGCCGCTTCATCGGCCACTTCATCGCGGCGGGCCATGACCTCGATGCCACCGATCCACGTGGCCAAAGCGTGGCCCGGATCATTGCCGGCCATCCCAAGGGAGAGGAATACCTGATCGCCTTGCGACAGGCCGGCGCGCGGATGACTGATTGATTGACCACACGATCCATTCGCCATCGGTCTTCGCTGGCCACTGCCGTACCATGAAGCCACACGCCTGTTCCCACCATCGGTCTCCTTGCCAGCGTCACCTGTCGATGCAGATGCGGGCGCGGCCCGCTGTCCGGATCACCGCCCGATGAACTCCGCCGAGCTTCGCGCGACCCTCGCGCTCTCGCTGCTCTTTGCGCTGCGCATGGTCGGGCTGTTCATGGTGCTGCCGGTGCTGACCCTGCATCAGTCCGAACTGCGCGACGCCACACCGCTGCTGATGGGATTGGCCCTCGGTGCGCATGGGCTGACCCAGGCACTGCTGCAGATTCCCTTCGGATTGTTGTCGGACCGCATCGGTCGCCGGCCGGTGATCTCGCTGGGCCTGCTGCTGTTCATCGCCGGCAGCGTGGTGGCGGCGCTGTCATCCAGCGTCTACGGCATCATCGCCGGCCGCCTGCTGCAGGGCAGCGGCGCCATTGCCAGCCCGCTGATGGCACTGCTGGCCGACCTGACCCGCGACCAGGTGCGCACCCAATCGATGGCCATCATGGGGGTCAGCATCGGCCTCTCCTTTTCGGCCGCCTTGATCCTGGGTCCGATGGTGACCCACGTCAGCGGCCTGAGCGGCATCTTCTGGATCAGCGCGCTGCTGGCCATCGCTGGCGAACTGATCCTGCTGCTGCTGGTGCCCAAGGCGCGCCAGCAGATCATCCACCGCAACGTCGAGGCCGTGCCGGGGCAGCTGGGACAGGTGCTGGCTGACCGCGAGCTGTTGCGGCTCAACTTCGGTGTCTTTGCGCTCCATTTCATGATGATGGCCAGCTTCGTCGTGCTGCCGATGATTCTGACCCAGCAACTGTCGATTCCAGTCGGTCAGCATTGGCACTACTACCTGCCGATCATCGGCGTGTCCTTCTTCGCCATGTTGCCGTTCCTGATCATTGCCGAAACCCGGCAGCAGATGAAGCCGGTCTTTCTCGGTGCGCTGGCGCTGGTGATCATCAGTCAACTGCTGCTGTCGCTCGATCAGAGCGACCTCTGGTCTGTGGTCGCGGCACTGTTTGTCTTCTTCATGGGTTTCAACCTGCTGGAGTCGACCCTGCCCTCGCTGGTGAGCAAGATGGCGCCGGCCGGCAGCAAGGGCACGGCAATGGGAATGTTCTCCAGCAGCCAGTTTCTCGGCGCCTTCTTCGGCGCGGCCAGTGGCGGCGCCCTGATGCACTGGTTCGCCAGCAGCCACGGCTACCGACCGCTGTTTCTGACACTGAGCGGTATCGGCCTGCTCTGGTTCCTGCTCGCCTGCGGCATGAAGAGACCGCGCACGCTGCTCGATCTGCGGCTCGATGAACCCGCTCCCGAGGATCCCTACCAAGCCGAACTGCTGCTGCATGAACTGCGTGCGCTTGCCGGCGTTGCGGAAGTGGCACTCTTTCCCGACAGCGGCGAGATTTACCTCAAACTCGACCGGCAGCGGTTGGATGACCATGCCCGCCACCGGTTATCATTGCTCGATGCGTGACATCCGATCGCGCGCGTGACAACAGGAGAACCCCCATGGCCCGAGGCATCAACAAGGTCATTCTGATCGGCAATCTGGGCGCGGACCCGGAGGTGCGCTCGACCGCCAGCGGCACCCAGATCACCAGCATCCGTCTGGCCACCAGCGACAGCTGGACCGACAAACAGGGACAGCGCCAGGAGCGCACCGAGTGGCACCGGGTGGTCTTCTTCAGCCGCCTCGCCGAGGTCGCCAGCCAATACCTGCGCAAGGGCTCCAAGGTCTACATCGAAGGCTCGCTGCGCACCCAGCAGTGGGAAAAAAACGGCGAAAAGCGCTACAGCACCGAGATTCACGCCAACGAGATGCAGATGCTCGACGGCCGCGCCGGCGGTGGACAGGAGAGCTATGGTGGTGACTACGGCGAAGGCCCGCCCATGTCGCCACGTCAATCCAGTGGCGGCAGCAGCCGCGCCAACGCCGATGCCGACATGGGCGGCCGCTTCGATGACTTTGACGACGACATTCCGTTCTGAAACTGTCCTGTCGACATGCACTTGGCAGGCGTCGGCCGCAGCAGGCTTACCGCCTGACCACCACTGCATCGACCTCGACCCGCGCACCGCGTGGCAACTGGGCCACGCCCACTGCGGCGCGAGCCGGATAGGGCTCATTGAAGAAGCCGGCCATGATCTGGTTGAGGGTGGCAAAATGAATCAGATCGGTGAGGTAGATGTTGAGCTTGACCGCCTCATCCAGGGTCATGCCAGCGGCCGCGACCACCGCCTGCAGGTTGTTGAAAACCTGGGTGATCTCGTTCTCGATCGAGTCGTTGACCAGCACCATGGTGACCGGATCGAGCGCGATCTGACCCGAAACATAGAGGGTGCCTTGGGCTTCAACGGCCTGGGAGTAGGTACCGATGGCCTGCGGGGCCTGATCGGTCCGGATGATGCGTCGATTCATCGTGCTTCCTGAGGTTGCTCAACTTCTGCTGCGAAAGACGCGGCTGACCGCGTCGATCGCCTTGATCTTGCGGATGACCCGCGCCAGGTGGACCCGATCACGCACGCTCACCTCGATGACCAGCATCGAGATGTCGCCATGCCGGTCGGCGGTGGTCACCCGCTCGATGTTGCTGTCGCTGTCGGCGATGGCACTGGCCACGCTGGCCAACATGCCACGCTTGTTTTTCATCTCGACTCTGAGTCCGGCGACGAACTCACCCTCGATCCCGCTCTGCCACTGCACCGCCAGGCAATGCAGGCTGTCGCCCAGAATGGGTTCGACATGCCGGCAGGTCTCCTGGTGAATGGTGATGCCACGCCCGCTGCTGAGCTGGCCCACCACCGCATCGCCGGGAATCGGATAGCAACAGCGCGCATAGTTGAGCAGCATCCCGCCCTTTTCGCCGATGATCAGGGCATTGGTGCCGCTGTCGACCATGCCGAGTTGAAGCGTGCCGCTGACTCCGGGCAGCAGTTTTCGCACAATCTCCTGCACCGGACGGTTGCCCAGGCCGATTTCACTCAGCAGCGCATCCAGCCCGTTCAGGCGATACTCCTGCAACAGCTGATCGATCTGCGCCTGTGGCAGTTCGTCCAGACTCTTCTGGCAGACCGACAGGCTCTTTTGCAGCAGTCTGCGGCCGAGGTCGACGGCCTCGGTATATTGCTGGTTCTTCAGGTAGTGGCGAACACTGCTGCGCGCCTTGGCGGTGACGGCGAAGTTGAGCCAACTGACATTGGGCCTGGCGCCCGGCGAGGTGATGATCTTCACTGTCTGGCCACTTCTGAGCTGCTCGCTGAGGGGAGCCAGACGCTGGTCGATCTGGCAGCCCACACAGCTGTGGCCGATGTCGGTGTGGATGGCGTAGGCAAAGTCGATGGCCGTTGCACCCACCGGCAGTTCGAGAATCTTTCCTTTCGGGGTAAAGACATAGACCTCGTCGGGGAACAGATCGATCTTCACATTTTCGATGAACTCGATCGAATCTCCCGCAACCTTCTGCATCTCCAGCAGCCCCTGCAGCCACTGGTTGGTGCGGTCCTCACCACTGGACGGGCTCTCGCTGCATCCATCCAGAAAACGTCGTGCGGCCACACCATGGTGCGCCATGGCCTCCATCTGTTCGGTGCAGATCTGGATGTCGATCGGCACGCCACGCAGGCCGATCAGTGTGGTGTGCAGCGACTGGTAGCCGTTGCCCTTGGGGATGGCGATGTAGTCTCTGAAACGCCCGGGCACCGGTTTGTAGAGTCCATGCAACACACCGAGCGCACGGTAGCAGCTGTCCACTTGGTCGACGATGACCCGAAAGGCATAGACGTCCATGATCTTGTTGAAGGATTTGCGCTCTTCACGCATCTTGCGGTAAATGCTGTAAAGGTGACGCTCACGACCCATGACCCGGCACGGCAGCCCGGTCTGCTCCAGCCGCGCCTGGATCGCCTGCCGCAGGGTGGCCAGCATCTCGTCGCGGTTGCCACGCGCTTTGCGCACCGCCGCCTCGATGCGACGTGCCCGCATCGGGTAGAGCGCCTGAAAGCCCAGATCCTCCAGTTCGGCGCGAATCTCATACATGCCCAGCCGATGGGCGATCGGAGCGTAGATCTCCAGCGTCTCCCGGGCAATCCGTCGCCGCTTGGCCGACGCCAGCACGCCCAGCGTACGCATGTTGTGCAGTCGATCGGCCAGCTTGACCAGAATGACCCGGATGTCCTTGGCCATCGCCATGGTCATTTTCAGAAAGTTCTCGGCCTGTGCCTCGGCCTGGCTGGCGAAATTCATCCGCTGCAGCTTGCTGACACCATCGACCAGCTCGGCCACGGTGTCACCGAACAGGGTCCGCAGCTCCTGCTCATCGGCACTGGTGTCTTCGAGCACATCATGCAGCAGGGCCGCCATGATGCCATGGTGGTCCATGTGCATCTCGGCCAGTATCTGCCCCACCGCGACCGGATGGGTAATGTAGGGCTCGCCGCTGCGGCGGGTCTGGCAGCCATGCGCCGCGGCGGCATAGTGGTAGGCGCGGATTATCTCGTCGATCCTTGCGGCGTCGAGATAATCAGCCAAGGTGGCAATGAGACGCGCAAGACCAGGGGACACCGGCCCGGCCTCGCGTCCGTCGGTCGGGCTGTCGACTGCTGTCGCGGTGATGGTCGGTGCGCCGTTCATCACCTTTGCTCCGCTCTTCGACGCAGGATCCTAGGGCATCGCGTCGAACAGCACACTGTGCTGCTCGTCTTCACGTTCGAGCCGATTCACATAGCCACGGTCGATCAGTCCGGCCGCGATTTCGCGCAGAGCCACCACCGTGGGCTTGTCGTTCTCCCACGGGACCAGGGGCTCACGACCCTGGACTGCCAACTGCCGGGCGCGCTTGGAGGCCAGCATCACCAGATCGAAACGGTTATCGACATGGGGCAGACAATCCTCAACGGTAATTCTTGCCATATAAACCTCTTTCTGTCACATCGTTACGGCTCGAATGAGCCAGATTCAATGCCATGTGGCTCTCTGTCATGACAACAGTTCGGCGATCAGGTTGCGCGCCTTGTCACTCTGTCGCGGCAACTCCAGCCGCTTGGCCAGCACGATTGCCTGCAACTCGGTCAGGGCCCGCTCGAAAGAGTCGTTGATCAGCAGGTAATCGAACTCCGGATAGTGCGACATCTCGGCGGTGGCCTTGGCCATGCGCGCACTGATCACCTCGACCCCATCCTGCCCACGCGCGGTCAAACGCCGTTCCAGTTCAGCCCGCGAAGGGGGCAGAATGAAGATCGACACCGCATCGTCGATCAGACGTCTCACCTGCCGCGCACCCTGCCAGTCGATCTCCAGAATCACATCCTGACCACGTTCGAGCTGCCGTGCAACCGCAAGGTGCGACGTGCCATAGTAGTGGCCAAACACCTCGGCATGTTCGAGAAAGGCATCCTGCGCCAGCAGATCGAGAAACTGCTGGGTGGTGATGAAGTGGTAGTTGACACCATCGACCTCGCCAACCCGACGCGGCCGGGTGGTGTGCGAGACGCTGACCGCCAGATCAGAGTCCTGCTCCAACAGCGCCTTGACCAGGCTGGTCTTGCCAGCACCGGAGGGCGCGGAGATGATGTAGAGCTGGCCTGTGGGCATGAGTCCGGCTACTGGGGAATGGGCTCTTTTTACTACGAATATCGAGCAGATTCCATTCCATCAACTGTTCGCGCAGTCAGACCATTGGTCGGGGTGAGAGGATTTGAACCTCCGGCCCCTGCCTCCCGAAGGCAGTGCTCTACCAAGCTGAGCTACACCCCGAATGGTCTGAAACAGATCGATCAGTACTGACGTTCGACCGCAAAGCGGGCCAGTCTGATCAGCCCATCCCGATGGCGGGACGGCGCGAGAACGTGCAGTGATTCTATCGCACTTTCGGCCTCATGGCGGGCCAATTCACGGGTATATTCCAACCCACCGGAGCGCTTGACCGCGTCGATGACCGCATTCAGCGCGTTGCTGGAGCCATTCAAAATGGTGTCGCGCACCAGCGCGGCATCGGCGGGTGCGCCGCGTTCGAGCGTGATGATGAGTGGCAGCGTCGGTTTGCCTTCG
Proteins encoded in this region:
- a CDS encoding RelA/SpoT family protein, with the protein product MNGAPTITATAVDSPTDGREAGPVSPGLARLIATLADYLDAARIDEIIRAYHYAAAAHGCQTRRSGEPYITHPVAVGQILAEMHMDHHGIMAALLHDVLEDTSADEQELRTLFGDTVAELVDGVSKLQRMNFASQAEAQAENFLKMTMAMAKDIRVILVKLADRLHNMRTLGVLASAKRRRIARETLEIYAPIAHRLGMYEIRAELEDLGFQALYPMRARRIEAAVRKARGNRDEMLATLRQAIQARLEQTGLPCRVMGRERHLYSIYRKMREERKSFNKIMDVYAFRVIVDQVDSCYRALGVLHGLYKPVPGRFRDYIAIPKGNGYQSLHTTLIGLRGVPIDIQICTEQMEAMAHHGVAARRFLDGCSESPSSGEDRTNQWLQGLLEMQKVAGDSIEFIENVKIDLFPDEVYVFTPKGKILELPVGATAIDFAYAIHTDIGHSCVGCQIDQRLAPLSEQLRSGQTVKIITSPGARPNVSWLNFAVTAKARSSVRHYLKNQQYTEAVDLGRRLLQKSLSVCQKSLDELPQAQIDQLLQEYRLNGLDALLSEIGLGNRPVQEIVRKLLPGVSGTLQLGMVDSGTNALIIGEKGGMLLNYARCCYPIPGDAVVGQLSSGRGITIHQETCRHVEPILGDSLHCLAVQWQSGIEGEFVAGLRVEMKNKRGMLASVASAIADSDSNIERVTTADRHGDISMLVIEVSVRDRVHLARVIRKIKAIDAVSRVFRSRS
- the rpoZ gene encoding DNA-directed RNA polymerase subunit omega, with protein sequence MARITVEDCLPHVDNRFDLVMLASKRARQLAVQGREPLVPWENDKPTVVALREIAAGLIDRGYVNRLEREDEQHSVLFDAMP
- the gmk gene encoding guanylate kinase, which translates into the protein MPTGQLYIISAPSGAGKTSLVKALLEQDSDLAVSVSHTTRPRRVGEVDGVNYHFITTQQFLDLLAQDAFLEHAEVFGHYYGTSHLAVARQLERGQDVILEIDWQGARQVRRLIDDAVSIFILPPSRAELERRLTARGQDGVEVISARMAKATAEMSHYPEFDYLLINDSFERALTELQAIVLAKRLELPRQSDKARNLIAELLS